Proteins encoded within one genomic window of Couchioplanes caeruleus:
- a CDS encoding nitroreductase family protein, giving the protein MQDDLIAPGLHPMLAARWSPTTFDPVHEVDAGQVELLVEAARWAPSAGNSQPWAFIVGRRGDGTHRRLVRHLAASSGRWAPSASVLMANLSHRYVEDTDWEYSEFALYDLGQAVAHMTLQAQALGLFVRQFRAFDRDRVAQEFGVPVHWEVTTMSAIGRVPAGTGAPVGPIPASSRERRSVDELLWTGA; this is encoded by the coding sequence ATGCAGGACGACCTGATAGCGCCGGGACTGCATCCGATGCTCGCCGCGCGGTGGAGTCCGACGACGTTCGACCCGGTGCACGAGGTCGACGCGGGCCAGGTAGAGCTGCTCGTGGAGGCGGCACGGTGGGCACCCTCCGCCGGGAACTCGCAGCCCTGGGCCTTCATCGTCGGCCGCCGGGGCGACGGGACGCACCGGCGGCTGGTGCGCCACCTCGCCGCCAGCTCCGGGCGCTGGGCGCCCTCGGCCAGCGTGCTCATGGCCAACCTGTCCCACAGGTACGTCGAGGACACCGACTGGGAGTACTCGGAGTTCGCCCTGTACGACCTGGGCCAGGCCGTGGCGCACATGACTCTCCAGGCGCAGGCCCTCGGGTTATTCGTCCGGCAGTTCCGCGCGTTCGACCGGGACCGCGTGGCGCAGGAGTTCGGGGTGCCAGTCCACTGGGAGGTCACGACCATGTCGGCGATCGGCCGGGTGCCGGCCGGCACCGGGGCGCCCGTCGGCCCGATTCCCGCATCGTCCCGCGAGCGCCGCTCGGTCGACGAGCTGCTCTGGACGGGCGCCTGA
- a CDS encoding glycosyltransferase family 39 protein translates to MTQTVEPPQQVAPARERTPHTSPGERRWATLFRRWAPGLIPALAMLVVGRFRLLQPSLGWDENATWLVGTRTVGQIVDLAQNLDAVISPYYLFMHFWMGVFGDSELSLRMPSLLAVAAGVGVSAELGRRLFGPGAGLLAGLMMVLVPQFSRYAQEARAYGLAFFFAALASLLLYRAFEKPSWGRWSAYGFAIALTGVSHLLALLVLGGHLYAVAARWWPTRDKRLLRWVAVTAVGLMPVSPLLYMGSQQRGRQLEWIPELDTAGVLAAPGQLFGSAAAGLLLIGIAATVRAERQLVRDLVVLATLPPLVLIGISLVSSSMWVPRYVLFVLPAIVLLAAAALHGLRLRMALALVLLAAVSAPAHAQVRGPVSHMGSDFRAVKRILQQNQQPGDVIVFSMKSAWSLRAGVSYQLRGQLRPLDVEQAEQAAEVGELNAKLCADQVACLGNAKRVWYLRQGASGKPLADSGPLEATLTRDYRQVKVWQPVKTTLVLLERNRDPGPAGRVRRSG, encoded by the coding sequence GTGACCCAGACCGTCGAGCCGCCGCAGCAGGTCGCGCCGGCGCGGGAGCGGACCCCGCACACGTCACCCGGCGAGCGGCGTTGGGCGACGCTGTTCCGGCGCTGGGCTCCGGGGCTGATCCCGGCGCTGGCGATGCTGGTGGTGGGACGCTTCCGCCTGCTGCAGCCCTCGCTGGGCTGGGACGAGAACGCGACCTGGCTCGTCGGCACGCGTACCGTGGGGCAGATCGTCGACCTCGCGCAGAACCTCGACGCGGTCATCTCGCCCTATTACCTGTTCATGCACTTCTGGATGGGTGTCTTCGGCGACTCCGAGCTCTCCCTGCGGATGCCCTCCCTGCTGGCCGTCGCCGCGGGGGTCGGGGTCTCGGCCGAGTTGGGCCGCCGACTCTTCGGCCCCGGCGCCGGCCTGCTTGCCGGACTGATGATGGTCCTGGTCCCGCAGTTCTCCCGCTATGCGCAGGAGGCGCGCGCCTACGGTCTGGCCTTCTTCTTCGCCGCTCTCGCCTCGCTCCTGCTCTACCGGGCCTTCGAGAAGCCGAGCTGGGGCCGCTGGAGCGCCTACGGCTTCGCGATCGCGCTGACCGGCGTCTCGCACCTGCTCGCGCTGCTGGTGCTCGGCGGCCACCTCTACGCGGTCGCCGCGCGCTGGTGGCCGACGCGGGACAAGCGGCTGCTGCGCTGGGTCGCCGTGACGGCCGTGGGGCTGATGCCCGTGTCGCCGCTGCTCTACATGGGCTCGCAGCAGCGGGGCCGGCAGTTGGAATGGATCCCGGAGCTGGACACGGCCGGGGTCTTGGCGGCGCCCGGGCAGCTCTTCGGCTCCGCCGCCGCGGGTCTGCTGCTGATCGGCATCGCGGCGACCGTACGGGCCGAGCGCCAGCTCGTCCGGGATCTGGTCGTGCTGGCCACGCTCCCGCCGCTGGTGCTGATCGGGATCTCCCTCGTCAGCTCGTCGATGTGGGTTCCCCGCTATGTGCTCTTCGTGCTGCCGGCGATCGTGCTGCTCGCCGCCGCCGCGCTGCACGGCCTGCGCTTGCGCATGGCGCTCGCCCTGGTGCTGCTGGCCGCCGTCTCGGCGCCGGCCCACGCGCAGGTGCGCGGCCCGGTCTCGCATATGGGCTCCGACTTCCGGGCGGTCAAGCGGATTCTGCAACAGAACCAGCAGCCCGGCGACGTCATCGTCTTTTCGATGAAATCCGCCTGGTCGTTGCGTGCGGGCGTCAGCTACCAGTTGCGTGGCCAGTTGAGGCCGCTGGACGTGGAGCAGGCCGAGCAGGCGGCCGAGGTCGGCGAGCTGAATGCGAAGCTGTGCGCCGACCAGGTCGCCTGCCTCGGCAACGCGAAGCGCGTCTGGTATCTGCGCCAGGGGGCGAGCGGGAAACCCCTGGCCGACAGCGGGCCGCTCGAGGCGACTCTGACCAGGGACTACAGGCAGGTCAAGGTCTGGCAACCGGTGAAGACCACCTTGGTCCTCCTCGAACGCAATCGTGATCCAGGCCCGGCCGGCCGGGTTCGCCGTTCCGGATGA
- a CDS encoding lactonase family protein translates to MAGRHARATRGRSVWVAAALVAVLYLGGFALMPVSSAAFTATTTGPASSFAARSTFGFTQTAPCFSSSGSGGCPAATGIVGGASVVVSPDGKHVYSGSVAGTTSSVAAFSRNATTGALTQLASPDRCYSNAYLAGCTTVQDLLLSVYDLAISPDGKHVYAVSFGKSTLVAFSRNATTGVLTKLSGTNGCRSDESVTPVPTGCISARGMTAADGVVVSPDGAYVYVAGHNSHSIAVFARNSTTGVLTQLSGTSGCYADSSTQATGCTETASGMRKPYYVRTSPDGRSVYVAGNGSNAVAIFQRNMTTGALSQPAGPNKCVHTNGNGTTGCTAVKGLSGAYHLGVSPDGAHVYALGNTGGTVASFTRNTTTGVLTQLGTNGCLAAATTSGCTTVRAIVAPTGIDFSRDGLFAFVSASGSNAVAVFRRDSSIGVLTQPTDTSGCIALPPATGGCTTGDGLSLPGGIATSPDGRDVYVAGGDGAAGNVTVLNLTH, encoded by the coding sequence ATGGCTGGACGACACGCCCGCGCGACGCGCGGACGCTCCGTGTGGGTCGCTGCCGCCCTGGTCGCCGTCCTCTACCTGGGCGGCTTCGCCCTGATGCCGGTCAGCTCGGCCGCCTTCACGGCAACCACCACGGGCCCGGCCTCCTCCTTCGCCGCCCGCTCCACATTCGGGTTCACCCAGACCGCGCCGTGCTTCAGCAGCTCCGGATCCGGCGGCTGCCCGGCCGCCACCGGCATCGTGGGTGGCGCGAGCGTCGTGGTCAGCCCCGACGGCAAACACGTCTACTCCGGCTCCGTCGCCGGCACCACCTCGAGCGTGGCGGCGTTCTCCCGCAACGCCACCACCGGCGCCCTGACTCAGCTCGCCAGTCCCGACCGGTGTTACAGCAACGCGTACCTGGCGGGTTGCACCACGGTGCAGGATCTCTTGCTGTCGGTCTACGACCTGGCCATCAGCCCGGACGGCAAACACGTGTACGCGGTCAGCTTCGGCAAGTCGACACTCGTCGCCTTCTCCCGCAACGCCACCACCGGTGTTCTGACCAAACTGTCCGGCACGAACGGCTGCCGCTCGGACGAGAGCGTCACTCCCGTTCCCACCGGATGTATCTCAGCCAGGGGCATGACCGCGGCCGACGGCGTCGTCGTCAGCCCCGACGGCGCGTATGTGTACGTCGCCGGCCACAACTCCCACTCGATCGCCGTCTTCGCACGCAACTCGACCACCGGCGTGCTCACCCAACTGAGCGGCACCTCCGGGTGCTACGCCGACTCCAGCACCCAGGCGACCGGCTGCACGGAGACCGCGTCGGGGATGCGGAAGCCGTACTACGTGCGGACCTCCCCGGACGGTAGAAGCGTGTACGTGGCGGGCAACGGCAGCAACGCCGTCGCGATCTTCCAGCGCAACATGACCACGGGCGCGCTGTCCCAGCCGGCCGGCCCGAACAAGTGCGTCCACACCAACGGCAACGGCACGACGGGATGCACCGCCGTGAAGGGCCTCTCGGGCGCATACCACCTGGGTGTCTCGCCCGACGGCGCCCACGTGTACGCCCTCGGCAACACCGGCGGTACCGTCGCCTCCTTCACCCGCAACACCACCACCGGTGTCCTGACCCAGCTCGGCACGAACGGCTGCCTGGCCGCCGCCACCACCAGCGGGTGCACCACCGTCAGGGCGATCGTGGCTCCGACCGGCATCGACTTCAGCCGCGACGGGTTGTTCGCTTTCGTGTCCGCCTCGGGGAGCAACGCCGTCGCGGTATTCCGCCGCGACAGCAGCATCGGTGTCCTGACCCAGCCGACCGACACGAGTGGCTGTATCGCCCTGCCCCCCGCGACCGGCGGGTGCACCACCGGCGACGGCCTGAGTCTCCCCGGCGGCATCGCCACCAGTCCGGACGGCCGGGACGTCTACGTCGCGGGCGGAGACGGCGCCGCCGGCAATGTCACCGTCCTCAACCTGACCCACTGA
- a CDS encoding erythromycin esterase family protein → MTTDVQDTVHAVDAASVLGLLPARPRILALGEPTHGEDVLLDVRNDLFRQLVEREGYRTIAIESDCLMGLAVDDYVTSGTGTLDEVMARGFSHGLGASVANRELVSWMRAYNDGRPASERVRFAGVDGPLEITAAASPRQALTALHAYLAARVDAGLLPCTAEALDLLLGADDRWTNPAAMRDPSQSVGQTPEAGELRLLADDLVALLDAQTPRLMAASVRDEWDRARMDGRTATGLLRYHRWMADTSPSRMAQLLGQRSSMMAANLRALAERGPTLVHAHNGHLQRASSSMRMDGLPVAWWSAGAIINAWLGEEYAFLATALGTIRHHGVLTPPPDTIEGLLYALPEDRYVVDARRLAGTLGDVTPRVSPWFGYAPLDPAHLSGIDGLVFVKEAPAKA, encoded by the coding sequence ATGACTACCGATGTCCAAGACACCGTTCATGCCGTCGACGCCGCCTCGGTGCTGGGACTGCTCCCGGCCCGCCCGCGGATCCTCGCCCTGGGCGAACCCACCCACGGCGAGGACGTCCTGCTCGACGTGCGCAACGACCTCTTCCGGCAACTCGTCGAGCGGGAGGGCTACCGGACGATCGCGATCGAAAGCGACTGCCTGATGGGCCTGGCCGTGGACGACTACGTCACCTCGGGCACGGGCACCCTCGACGAGGTCATGGCGCGCGGATTCAGCCACGGACTCGGCGCCTCCGTGGCCAACCGCGAGCTGGTGAGCTGGATGCGCGCGTACAACGACGGGCGGCCCGCGTCCGAGCGAGTGCGCTTCGCCGGTGTCGACGGCCCACTGGAGATCACCGCCGCCGCGAGCCCCCGGCAGGCCCTCACCGCACTCCACGCGTACCTCGCCGCCCGGGTCGACGCCGGCCTGCTTCCCTGCACTGCGGAAGCGCTCGACCTCCTGCTGGGCGCCGACGACCGGTGGACCAACCCCGCCGCGATGAGGGACCCGTCGCAGTCCGTGGGGCAGACGCCCGAGGCCGGAGAGCTACGGCTGCTCGCCGACGACCTGGTGGCCCTCCTCGACGCACAGACCCCCCGGCTCATGGCGGCATCCGTGCGGGACGAGTGGGACCGGGCACGCATGGACGGGCGCACCGCCACCGGCCTGCTGCGCTACCACCGGTGGATGGCCGACACGTCGCCGAGCCGCATGGCACAACTGCTCGGGCAGCGGTCTTCGATGATGGCCGCCAACCTGCGGGCCCTGGCCGAACGCGGGCCGACGCTGGTGCACGCCCACAACGGGCACCTCCAGCGGGCCAGCAGCAGTATGCGGATGGACGGCCTTCCGGTGGCATGGTGGAGCGCCGGAGCGATCATCAATGCATGGCTGGGCGAGGAGTACGCCTTCCTGGCCACGGCGCTCGGCACGATCCGCCACCACGGCGTGCTGACACCACCCCCGGACACCATCGAAGGGCTCCTGTACGCGCTTCCCGAAGACCGGTACGTCGTCGACGCCCGCCGGCTGGCCGGCACCCTTGGCGACGTGACGCCCCGGGTGTCACCCTGGTTCGGCTACGCCCCACTGGACCCGGCCCACCTCAGCGGCATCGACGGGCTCGTCTTCGTCAAGGAAGCTCCCGCGAAAGCTTGA
- a CDS encoding TioE family transcriptional regulator: MRRNLQRPVDLARRHGLSTQAVRNYEAAGILPYAVRTASGYRTYTPLHAEALRAFLALVPGHGHRTAASIMQAVNRDATEEALRLIDESHAQLLEDRHTLRAVEAALRDLGPVPQERGDTFVGPLAGRLGVRPATLRKWERAGLVRPRRDPQTGYRVYGAADIRDALLVHQLRRGGYLLEQIAPLIAQVRSAGGVAPLESMLRDWHARLSARGRAMLAGAAALEAYLGSEHRAERGQSMR, from the coding sequence GTGCGGAGAAACCTTCAAAGGCCGGTTGACCTGGCACGCCGGCACGGCCTGTCCACGCAGGCGGTCAGGAACTACGAGGCGGCCGGCATCCTTCCGTACGCCGTACGCACCGCGAGTGGCTACCGCACTTACACGCCGCTGCATGCCGAGGCCCTGCGCGCGTTCCTCGCCCTCGTGCCAGGGCACGGCCACCGGACGGCAGCGTCGATCATGCAGGCGGTCAACCGCGACGCCACGGAGGAGGCGCTGCGGCTCATCGACGAGAGCCATGCGCAGCTCCTCGAAGACCGCCACACCCTGCGGGCCGTCGAGGCCGCGCTCCGCGACCTCGGTCCCGTCCCGCAGGAACGCGGCGACACGTTCGTCGGCCCACTGGCGGGAAGGCTGGGCGTCCGCCCCGCCACCCTGCGCAAGTGGGAACGCGCCGGGTTGGTCCGGCCGCGCCGAGACCCGCAGACGGGCTACCGGGTCTACGGCGCGGCCGACATCCGCGACGCTCTGCTTGTCCACCAGCTCAGGCGAGGTGGCTACCTGCTGGAGCAGATCGCCCCGCTGATCGCCCAGGTCCGCTCCGCCGGAGGCGTCGCGCCCCTGGAATCGATGCTGCGCGACTGGCATGCGCGCCTTTCGGCCCGCGGCCGCGCCATGCTCGCCGGCGCCGCCGCACTGGAGGCGTACCTCGGCAGTGAGCACCGGGCGGAGCGGGGTCAGTCGATGCGGTAG
- a CDS encoding chitosanase, protein MTVPTTPRNRRRRTLAYAVGGLLLPAAGLAYGLLPAGAATTEPVTAGGIAAAAPAVIAPAVAAVNLDDPAKKEIAMQIVSAAENSSLDWRAQFSYIEDIGDGRGYTAGIIGFCSGTGDMLELVEAYTDAVPGNVLAKYLPALRRVNGTDSHAGLDPHYPRDWRSAAGDPAFRDAQESERDRVYFDPSVRDGKSDKVRALGQFAYYDAAVMHGYEGMRAIRGRALHKARPPSQGGNETTWLHAFLDERVIEMRKEEAHSDTSRVDTAQRVFLRNGNLDLNTPLEFAVYGDHYRID, encoded by the coding sequence ATGACCGTCCCCACCACCCCCCGAAACCGTCGCCGGAGGACCCTCGCGTACGCCGTCGGCGGCCTGCTGCTGCCGGCCGCGGGCCTCGCGTACGGCCTCCTTCCGGCCGGCGCCGCAACCACCGAGCCGGTCACCGCCGGCGGCATCGCCGCCGCCGCGCCGGCGGTCATCGCGCCGGCCGTCGCCGCGGTGAACCTCGACGACCCGGCGAAGAAGGAGATCGCCATGCAGATCGTGTCCGCCGCCGAGAACTCGTCGCTCGACTGGCGGGCCCAGTTCTCCTACATCGAGGACATCGGCGACGGGCGCGGCTACACGGCCGGGATCATCGGCTTCTGCTCCGGCACCGGCGACATGCTCGAGCTCGTCGAGGCGTACACCGACGCCGTGCCGGGCAACGTGCTGGCGAAATACCTGCCCGCGCTGCGCCGCGTCAACGGCACCGACTCGCACGCCGGCCTCGACCCGCACTACCCCCGGGACTGGCGCAGCGCCGCGGGCGATCCGGCCTTCCGCGACGCCCAGGAGTCCGAACGGGACCGGGTCTACTTCGACCCCTCCGTCCGCGACGGCAAATCGGACAAGGTCCGGGCGCTGGGCCAGTTCGCGTACTACGACGCGGCCGTCATGCACGGTTACGAGGGCATGCGCGCGATCCGCGGCCGGGCACTGCACAAGGCCAGGCCCCCGTCCCAGGGCGGCAACGAGACCACCTGGCTCCACGCCTTCCTGGACGAGCGCGTGATCGAGATGAGGAAGGAGGAGGCCCACTCGGACACGTCCCGGGTCGACACCGCCCAGCGGGTGTTCCTGCGCAACGGGAACCTCGATCTGAACACCCCCCTGGAATTCGCCGTCTACGGCGACCACTACCGCATCGACTGA
- a CDS encoding ABC transporter substrate-binding protein — MHKRIPAQRSVVAAAAALLLTACTPVAKEQKIADAGGEVAGTVELWHFFTEREAAAIDAVIKDFAAAHPKIKVTVKAGQDDSKMTQAIGAGNGPDIGLSYSTDIVGKFCSSGAWVDLAPYAKRDNVDLNQLNATTRQYTEFAGKRCAMPFLADAYGMFYNKDLFAEVGIAGPPKTLDELTDAAKKLTVKNPDGSLKRVGFLPLFDFYENAASHLAPAVAATWLTTGGKSAVGGDPAWKTLLTWQKSLVDWYGYDNLQKFRAGLGDEFSADNAFHKGQVAINIDAEYRLAFVKDQAPGLKYGVAPIPTTDPARYGAGYVTGNIVGISKNARNPEAAWELIKFLTTDDKTIVKLSNALKNIPTTVGSTRDPELQVEPEFKTFMDIFAHPHSSTSPPAASGPAYQETFATFLMSWQSGKVADLDAGLAEADKQINSVMTLGG; from the coding sequence ATGCACAAACGGATACCTGCGCAAAGATCGGTCGTCGCCGCGGCCGCCGCCCTGTTGCTCACCGCCTGCACCCCGGTCGCCAAGGAACAGAAGATCGCCGACGCCGGCGGGGAGGTGGCCGGGACCGTCGAGCTGTGGCACTTCTTCACCGAGCGCGAGGCCGCCGCGATCGATGCCGTGATCAAGGACTTCGCGGCCGCCCACCCGAAGATCAAGGTCACCGTGAAGGCGGGCCAGGACGACTCGAAGATGACCCAGGCGATCGGCGCCGGCAACGGCCCCGACATCGGGCTCTCCTACTCCACCGACATCGTCGGCAAGTTCTGCTCGTCCGGGGCGTGGGTCGACCTGGCGCCGTACGCCAAGCGGGACAACGTCGATCTGAACCAGCTCAACGCCACCACCCGCCAGTACACGGAGTTCGCCGGCAAGCGGTGCGCGATGCCGTTCCTGGCCGACGCGTACGGGATGTTCTACAACAAGGACCTGTTCGCCGAGGTCGGCATCGCGGGGCCGCCGAAGACCCTCGACGAGCTCACCGATGCCGCCAAGAAGCTGACGGTGAAGAATCCGGACGGCTCGCTCAAGCGGGTCGGCTTCCTTCCGCTCTTCGACTTCTACGAGAATGCGGCCTCGCATCTCGCCCCGGCCGTCGCCGCCACGTGGCTGACCACAGGCGGCAAGTCCGCGGTCGGCGGCGACCCGGCCTGGAAGACGCTGCTCACCTGGCAGAAGAGCCTGGTCGACTGGTACGGCTACGACAACCTGCAGAAGTTCCGGGCCGGCCTGGGCGACGAGTTCAGCGCGGACAACGCGTTCCACAAGGGCCAGGTGGCGATCAACATCGACGCCGAGTACCGGCTCGCGTTCGTCAAGGACCAGGCGCCCGGCCTCAAATACGGCGTCGCGCCGATCCCCACCACCGACCCGGCGCGGTACGGCGCCGGCTACGTCACCGGCAACATCGTCGGGATCTCGAAGAACGCCAGGAACCCGGAGGCGGCCTGGGAACTGATCAAGTTCCTGACCACCGACGACAAGACCATCGTGAAGCTGTCCAACGCGCTGAAGAACATCCCTACCACCGTCGGGTCGACCCGCGACCCGGAGCTGCAGGTGGAACCGGAGTTCAAGACCTTCATGGACATCTTCGCCCATCCACACTCGTCCACCTCGCCGCCCGCGGCATCCGGACCGGCGTACCAGGAGACGTTCGCCACCTTCCTCATGAGCTGGCAGTCCGGCAAGGTCGCCGACCTGGATGCCGGCCTCGCCGAGGCGGACAAGCAGATCAACAGCGTGATGACGCTGGGCGGCTGA
- a CDS encoding carbohydrate ABC transporter permease → MRLRRNLTALSFLAPALAGIVVFFLYPLLSAAWFSFTRFDLLTAPQWVGLANYRRMAEDPYLWQSIRNTLWMVVVFVPVRIVSAIGLSMLLSRLRRGAGFFRTIFYLPALAPPVAATIAFVYLLKPGTGPVNAFLARLGIEGPLWFNSPDWSKPSLVLLGLWGIGDLMIIFLAAVLGVPASLYEAAALDGANAWHRFRYVTLPTIRPVILFAAVTGVIYTLQYFDQAAVAGSIASGQAVTGGGISSSFGFPEGSTFTYPLWLYTVGFRYHALGYANAMAIALFLVAFAVTVILLRRSRAFSGEEQ, encoded by the coding sequence GTGCGGCTCCGGCGGAACCTCACCGCCCTGTCCTTCCTGGCGCCCGCGCTGGCCGGCATCGTGGTGTTCTTCCTGTACCCCCTGCTCAGCGCCGCCTGGTTCTCCTTCACCAGGTTCGACCTGCTCACCGCGCCGCAGTGGGTGGGATTGGCGAACTACCGGCGGATGGCCGAGGACCCGTACCTGTGGCAGTCCATCCGGAACACGCTGTGGATGGTCGTCGTCTTCGTCCCCGTACGGATCGTCAGTGCGATCGGCCTGTCGATGCTGCTCAGCCGGCTCCGGCGCGGCGCCGGCTTCTTCCGGACCATCTTCTACCTGCCGGCGTTGGCTCCGCCGGTCGCGGCCACCATCGCCTTCGTCTACCTGCTGAAGCCGGGTACGGGCCCGGTCAACGCGTTCCTGGCCCGGCTGGGCATCGAGGGCCCGCTCTGGTTCAACTCGCCGGACTGGTCGAAGCCGTCGCTGGTGCTGCTCGGCCTCTGGGGCATCGGCGACCTGATGATCATCTTCCTGGCCGCCGTGCTCGGCGTCCCGGCCAGCCTCTACGAGGCGGCCGCGCTGGACGGCGCGAACGCCTGGCACCGGTTCCGGTACGTGACGCTGCCGACCATCCGCCCGGTGATCCTCTTCGCCGCCGTGACCGGCGTGATCTACACGTTGCAGTACTTCGACCAGGCCGCGGTCGCCGGGTCGATCGCCAGCGGGCAGGCCGTCACGGGCGGCGGCATCTCCTCGTCCTTCGGCTTCCCCGAGGGCTCGACCTTCACCTATCCGCTCTGGCTCTACACCGTCGGATTCCGCTACCACGCGCTCGGCTACGCCAACGCGATGGCCATCGCCCTGTTCCTGGTGGCGTTCGCCGTCACGGTGATCCTGCTGCGTCGCTCCAGGGCCTTCTCCGGGGAGGAACAATGA
- a CDS encoding carbohydrate ABC transporter permease: protein MTALAAPPVAPSAPVTVADRRVRRQRRLAWIARHSIAIALAIMFLTPVGYLVLLSVMTSDQALTSDYWPNTWHFENYVRVFEITPLPRYLLNTVIYAASATALMLLSSVPAAYALAKLRFRGRNAVFLTVICVMMLPPQVVTVPLYLMWARYGLTGSLTPLIIPMLFGDAFCIFLMRQFLLTIPSEYLDAARVDGCGEWRTLLRVVLPMARPGIAAAGLFQFFYAWNDYYGPLLYTSENEGSWTLSLGLASFHGVHHVDWNLVTAATVLAMLPIVVVFFLAQKAFVQGVTLTGVKG, encoded by the coding sequence ATGACAGCCCTCGCGGCCCCGCCGGTGGCACCGTCGGCGCCGGTCACGGTGGCCGACCGCCGGGTCAGGCGGCAGCGCCGGCTCGCCTGGATCGCCCGGCACAGCATCGCGATCGCGCTGGCGATCATGTTCCTGACCCCGGTGGGATATCTGGTACTGCTCTCCGTGATGACCAGCGACCAGGCATTGACCAGTGACTACTGGCCGAACACCTGGCACTTCGAGAACTACGTCCGGGTCTTCGAGATCACGCCGCTGCCGCGCTACCTGCTCAACACGGTGATCTACGCGGCGTCGGCCACCGCACTGATGCTGCTGTCCAGTGTGCCGGCGGCGTACGCCCTGGCGAAGCTGCGGTTCCGCGGCCGCAACGCGGTGTTCCTCACCGTGATCTGCGTGATGATGCTGCCGCCGCAGGTGGTCACGGTCCCGCTCTATCTCATGTGGGCCCGCTACGGCCTCACCGGCTCGCTCACGCCGCTGATCATCCCGATGCTCTTCGGCGACGCGTTCTGCATCTTCCTCATGCGGCAGTTCCTGCTCACCATCCCGTCCGAGTACCTGGACGCGGCCCGGGTGGACGGGTGCGGCGAGTGGCGCACCCTGCTGCGGGTCGTGCTCCCGATGGCCCGGCCGGGGATCGCGGCGGCCGGCCTGTTCCAGTTCTTCTACGCCTGGAACGACTACTACGGTCCGTTGCTCTACACGAGCGAGAACGAGGGCTCCTGGACGCTGTCCCTGGGCCTCGCCTCGTTCCACGGTGTCCATCACGTCGACTGGAACCTGGTCACGGCCGCCACGGTCCTGGCCATGCTGCCGATCGTCGTCGTGTTCTTCCTCGCCCAGAAGGCATTCGTCCAGGGCGTCACACTCACGGGGGTCAAGGGGTGA
- a CDS encoding 6-phospho-beta-glucosidase, with protein MKIAVVGGGSTYTPELVDGFARLGTTVSELVLIDPAADRLEIVGRFSARIFENHGHPGKVTWTTDLEAGATDADAVVVQLRVGGQAARISDETFPGECGCVGQETTGAGGLAKALRTVPVVLDVAARIRARARPGAWIVDFTNPVGIVTRALLDEGHRAVGLCNVAIGFQRRFARMLGADPAAVVLDHVGLNHLTWERAAYVDGVDRLPGLLAAHVDELAAEVDLPAEVLTALGNVPSYYLSYFYAHDRHVRQARGAQTRGHRVAEIEATLLEAYRDPALREKPALLGERGGAFYSEAAVGLIAALQGLDPDGVHSVNVRNEGTLPFLPDHAVIEVSARAGAAGPVPLPVAALAPELAGLVGHVSGYEELALDAALRGGRSRVYRALLAHPLVAQHERAEALTDRLLAAGARHLAWAR; from the coding sequence GTGAAGATCGCTGTCGTCGGCGGCGGCTCGACGTACACGCCGGAGCTGGTGGACGGGTTCGCCCGGCTCGGCACGACGGTGTCCGAACTGGTCCTCATCGACCCGGCGGCCGACCGGCTGGAGATCGTCGGGCGGTTCTCCGCACGGATCTTCGAGAACCACGGCCATCCGGGGAAGGTCACCTGGACCACCGACCTGGAGGCCGGCGCGACCGACGCCGACGCGGTCGTCGTCCAACTGCGGGTGGGCGGGCAGGCGGCGCGGATCAGCGACGAGACCTTCCCGGGGGAGTGCGGCTGCGTGGGTCAGGAGACCACCGGGGCGGGCGGGCTCGCCAAGGCCCTGCGTACGGTGCCCGTGGTGCTCGACGTGGCCGCGCGGATCCGGGCCCGGGCCCGGCCGGGGGCCTGGATCGTCGACTTCACCAACCCGGTCGGCATCGTGACGCGGGCGCTGCTGGACGAGGGACACCGGGCGGTCGGGCTGTGCAACGTGGCGATCGGCTTCCAGCGCCGGTTCGCCCGGATGCTCGGCGCCGACCCGGCCGCCGTGGTCCTCGACCACGTCGGCCTCAACCACCTGACATGGGAACGGGCCGCGTACGTCGACGGCGTGGACCGGCTGCCCGGCCTGCTGGCCGCGCACGTCGACGAGCTGGCCGCCGAGGTCGACCTGCCGGCCGAGGTGCTGACCGCGCTCGGCAACGTACCGTCGTACTACCTCAGCTACTTCTACGCCCATGATCGGCACGTTCGGCAGGCCCGCGGCGCGCAGACCCGCGGGCACCGGGTCGCCGAGATCGAGGCGACCCTGCTCGAGGCGTACCGGGATCCGGCGCTGCGGGAGAAGCCCGCCCTGCTGGGCGAGCGCGGCGGCGCGTTCTACTCCGAGGCGGCGGTGGGCCTGATCGCGGCACTGCAGGGCCTCGACCCGGATGGCGTCCACTCGGTCAACGTGCGCAACGAGGGCACCCTGCCGTTCCTGCCCGACCATGCGGTCATCGAGGTCTCGGCCCGGGCCGGGGCCGCCGGGCCCGTGCCGTTGCCGGTCGCCGCGCTGGCGCCGGAGCTGGCCGGCCTGGTCGGCCACGTCTCGGGATATGAGGAACTGGCCCTCGACGCGGCCCTGCGCGGCGGCCGGTCCCGGGTGTACCGGGCGCTGCTGGCCCATCCCCTGGTCGCCCAGCACGAGCGGGCCGAGGCGCTCACCGACCGGCTGCTCGCGGCGGGCGCCCGGCATCTGGCCTGGGCCCGATGA